In Colletotrichum higginsianum IMI 349063 chromosome 1, whole genome shotgun sequence, one genomic interval encodes:
- a CDS encoding Dihydrolipoyl dehydrogenase produces MLSSRLIPRSAAKSAFKRQTSLPAVIAPTQLSRWSRAYASASEEKDLVVIGGGVAGYVAAIKAGQEGLKVTCIEKRGTLGGTCLNVGCIPSKALLNNSHLYHTIKHDTKNRGIDVSDVKVNLEQFMKAKDTAVGGLTKGVEFLFKKNGVEYIKGAGTFVNENEIKVALNDGGETSVKGKNILIATGSEATPFPGLEIDEKRVVTSTGALSLDKIPESLVVIGGGIIGLEMASVWSRLGTKVTVVEFLGQIGGPGMDAEIAKSAQKILKKQGINFKTGTKVISGDKTGDKVKLDIDAAKGGKAETIDADVVLVAIGRRPYTGGLGLENIDLELDERGRVIIDSEYRTKIPHIRCVGDVTFGPMLAHKAEEEAVAVVEYIKKGHGHVNYGVIPSVMYTHPEVAWVGQSEQDLKSQNIPYRVGSFPFSANSRAKTNLDTEGLVKMLADPETDRILGVHIIGPNAGEMIAEATLALEYGASSEDIARTCHAHPTLAEAFKEAAMATYSKPIHM; encoded by the exons ATGCTCTCCAGTCGATTGATACCGCGCTCTGCTGCCAAATCGGCGTTCAAAAGACAAACATC GCTTCCTGCCGTTATCGCCCCCACCCAGTTGTCGAGATGGAGTCGCGCCTACGCGTCGGCCTCTGAAGAGAAGGACCTTGTCGTCATTGGCGGTGGCGTCGCTGGTTACGTCGCTGCTATCAAGGCCGGCCAAGAGGGTCTGAAGGTCACTTGCATCGAGAAGCGAGGCACTCTCGGCGGAACCTGCCTCAACGTCGGCTGCATTCCCTCCAAGGCCCTTCTTAACAACTCTCACCTCTACCATACCATCAAGCATGACACCAAGAACCGCGGTATCGATGTTTCCGACGTCAAAGTAAACTTGGAGCAGTTCATGAAGGCCAAAGACACCGCCGTTGGTGGCCTGACAAAGGGCGTCGAgttcctcttcaagaagaaCGGCGTCGAATACATCAAGGGCGCCGGTACCTTCGTCAACGAGAATGAAATCAAGGTGGCTCTCAATGACGGTGGCGAGACTTCGGTTAAGGGAAAGAACATTTTGATCGCTACCGGAAGCGAAGCCACGCCTTTTCCCGGTCTCGAGATAGACGAGAAGCGCGTTGTCACCAGCACCGGTGCTCTGTCGCTCGACAAGATCCCTGAGAGCCTTGTTGTCATTGGTGGCGGTATCATTGGTCTGGAGATGGCATCAGTGTGGTCCCGTCTGGGAACTAAGGTAACCGTGGTCGAGTTTCTCGGCCAGATTGGCGGTCCTGGGATGGATGCCGAGATTGCCAAGAGCGCACAAAAGATCCTCAAGAAGCAAGGCATCAACTTCAAGACCGGCACCAAGGTTATCAGCGGCGACAAGACAGGTGACAAGGTCAAGCTGGAtatcgacgccgccaagggcggGAAGGCCGAGACC ATTGATGCTGACGTGGTCTTGGTGGCCATTGGCCGCCGACCTTACACCGGTGGACTTGGCCTTGAGAACATTGACCTCGAGCTGGATGAGAGAGGTCGTGTTATTATTGACTCCGAATACCGCACCAAGATTCCCCACATCCGCTGCGTTGGCGACGTTACCTTCGGTCCCATGCTTGCACACAaggcagaggaggaggctgtTGCTGTGGTTGAGTACATCAAGAAGGGCCACGGTCACGTCAACTACGGCGTCATCCCCTCTGTTATGTACACCCACCCCGAGGTTGCCTGGGTCGGCCAGAGCGAGCAAGATCTAAAGTCGCAGAACATCCCTTACAGGGTTGGATCGTTCCCTTTCAGCGCCAACTCCCGCGCAAAGACTAACCTGGACACTGAGGGTTTGGTCAAGATGCTTGCGGATCCCGAGACAGACAGGATTCTCGGTGTTCATATTATTGGACCCAACGCTGGTGAGATGATCGCTGAAGCCACTCTTGCGCTCGAGTATGGCGCATCGAGCGAAGACATCGCCCGCACATGTCATGCCCACCCGACCCTAGCCGAGGCGTTCAAGGAGGCCGCGATGGCCACTTACTCGAAGCCTATCCACATGTAA
- a CDS encoding MIF4G domain-containing protein, which translates to MPPKPLGLPPQLLKEIGAPEQTGASRSNGRWKSQEQNRKDRRRSERQSRKQRQTTARRDLSKQTHRHVGKYEKEDVDEHLHDAIEKPPRQQELRQSAPKKRKREDLGEADDSDEFEQLSATKQPSRRVREKLAKDDAEIEQLERKLGLKKGRKSLPKSFKDDGLGDLLGDLDDASDTNEDGRKVRREAEEWLAQKRSKATGTLAKVGYASESDDTDEDDGVFSNEGDVTGDEDEEEDDDEEEDDNESMVSKDGDASDDQTSFADFESEVEETVQDTKRVRENPYLPPVAAGTQLPKYIPPSLRARSGGDADIEAQIRRKLQGPVNRVAEANLTSIVGEIEKIYQDHPRGHTNNILIGLLMAQICDPTSKPDTLMVLSAGFVAALYKVIGVDFAAHFLTTAVERFQVEKRKADAAAAEQRLPTKETSNLLTVLAEMYIFRVIGSKLMFDFVRLLLSNLSELNAELLLRIVRVAGPQLRKDDPLALKDIVSLIRPAVAKIGESNLTIRTKFMIETISDLKNNKIKAGAQDLVILGEHVTRMRKVLGSLDTLKLKATEPLRIGLEDIENSDKTGKWWLVGASWAGQGVQEAKQDDAKAVTAVETEFGDDDDDVIVVDADDLATPDYAQLAREQGMNTDVRRAIFIALVAAADYQDAYMRILKLRLNKYNRREVPNVLLQCSGAQQHYNPYYTLVARKFCSDSRIKHAFQDTLWTLFRRLGEPLFGEEPEEEDEEAADNRRLINTAKMVGSLVADGSIGLGILKPLNLAYVKETTSLFVEVMLISALQECGQIKSKSLEQALGVPFGSGLAPALARSVCYFLRKKVRVTDLVGSKRDTRRVKEACKVAEGLLERPGNDDEV; encoded by the coding sequence ATGCCCCCGAAGCCGCTTGGCTTACCCCCCCAGCTCCTCAAAGAGATTGGCGCACCAGAACAAACTGGCGCATCCCGATCCAACGGACGATGGAAGAGTCAAGAGCAGAATAGAAAAGACCGGCGGAGATCCGAGAGACAGTCGAGGAAGCAACGACAAACAACAGCACGGAGGGACTTATCCAAACAAACCCACCGGCACGTTGGAAAATatgagaaggaggacgtcgacgaaCACCTACATGACGCTATAGAAAAGCCGCCAAGGCAGCAAGAACTCCGCCAATCCGCGCCAAAGAAACGCAAACGAGAagacctcggcgaggccgacgacagTGACGAATTCGAGCAATTGTCGGCGACAAAGCAACCATCCCGTCGCGTCCGGGAGAAGTTGGCTAAGGACGATGCTGAGATTGAGCAACTAGAGCGTAAGCTGGGGTTGAAGAAGGGACGCAAGTCGCTGCCCAAGTCTTTCAAGGATGACGGGCTGGGCGATCTACTAGgtgatctcgacgacgctAGTGATACGAACGAGGACGGCCGCAAGGTGAGGAGGGAGGCCGAGGAGTGGCTCGCGCAAAAACGATCTAAGGCAACTGGCACACTTGCGAAAGTCGGATATGCATCCGAAAGCGATGATAcagatgaggatgatggggTATTCAGCAACGAAGGCGATGTCAccggcgatgaagacgaagaggaggacgacgacgaagaggaggacgacaacgaatCCATGGTCTCCAAAGATGGGGACGCTTCAGACGACCAAACTTCTTTCGCGGACTTCGAATCGGAAGTGGAGGAGACGGTGCAAGACACGAAGCGCGTTAGGGAGAACCCCTACTTACCACCCGTTGCAGCTGGCACACAGCTTCCAAAATACATTCCCCCTTCGTTGCGGGCGAGATCTGGCGGCGATGCAGACATAGAGGCCCAAATTCGCAGAAAACTGCAAGGCCCTGTCAACAGAGTGGCCGAAGCCAACCTAACGTCCATTGTTGGAGAGATCGAAAAGATTTACCAGGATCATCCCAGGGGTCACACCAACAATATTTTGATCGGACTCCTGATGGCCCAGATTTGCGACCCTACGAGCAAGCCTGACACACTAATGGTCCTTTCTGCCGGCTTCGTTGCTGCCCTTTACAAGGTTATTGGTGTCGATTTTGCGGCACATTTCCTCACTACAGCCGTAGAGCGGTTCCAGgtggagaagaggaaagcggatgcggcggcggccgagcaACGCCTACCGACCAAGGAAACGTCAAACTTGCTCACGGTGCTGGCAGAGATGTACATCTTCCGTGTCATCGGCAGCAAACTCATGTTCGACTTTGTGCGGCTCCTTCTCAGCAATCTGTCGGAACTAAACGctgagctcctcctccggaTCGTGCGCGTGGCGGGCCCCCAGCTGCGCAAGGACGACCCATTGGCGCTGAAGGATATCGTCAGCCTTATTCGTCCGGCCGTGGCCAAGATTGGGGAAAGCAACCTGACGATTCGAACAAAGTTCATGATCGAAACCATAAGCGACCTCAAGAACAACAAGATCAAGGCCGGTGCACAGGATTTAGTCATTCTCGGCGAGCACGTAACACGTATGAGGAAGGTGTTGGGGTCCCTTGACACACTCAAGCTCAAAGCCACGGAGCCTCTGCGGATTGGACTTGAAGACATTGAAAACTCAGACAAAACTGGCAAATGGTGGCTAGTCGGTGCCAGTTGGGCAGGTCAAGGTGTGCAAGAGGCGAAACAAGACGATGCCAAGGCTGTGACAGCGGTAGAGACCGAATttggtgacgacgacgacgatgtgaTCGTTGTGGACGCTGATGACCTAGCGACACCTGACTACGCCCAGCTTGCTCGAGAGCAGGGCATGAACACGGATGTGCGAAGGGCCATCTTCATCGCTCTAGTGGCCGCAGCAGACTATCAGGACGCGTACATGCGAATCCTCAAACTGCGGCTCAACAAGTATAACCGACGCGAGGTGCCTAATGTGTTGCTTCAATGCTCGGGAGCACAACAGCACTACAATCCCTATTACACGCTAGTGGCAAGGAAGTTCTGCAGCGACTCCAGGATTAAGCACGCATTTCAGGACACCCTGTGGACGCTTTTCCGCAGGCTCGGCGAGCCCTTGTTTGGGGAGGAgcccgaggaagaggacgaagaggcaGCAGATAACCGGCGTCTGATCAACACTGCCAAGATGGTGGGAAGTCTAGTTGCCGATGGTTCTATTGGTCTTGGAATTCTTAAGCCTCTGAACCTGGCATACGTGAAGGAGACAACGAGTCTGTTTGTCGAGGTGATGCTTATCTCGGCGCTTCAGGAGTGTGGCCAAATCAAGAGTAAGAGTTTGGAACAGGCACTTGGCGTGCCTTTTGGCAGTGGGTTGGCCCCAGCTCTCGCTCGAAGCGTATGCTACTTTTTGCGTAAAAAGGTTCGAGTCACGGACCTGGTTGGAAGTAAGAGGGACACCAGGAGAGTGAAGGAGGCATGCAAAGTTGCTGAGGGGCTTCTTGAGAGGCCAGGTAACGATGATGAGGTATGA
- a CDS encoding Signal recognition particle 14kD protein gives MPGHISHDEFFVKLADLFEQRKGDGHGSIFLVQKRLSYEQGVPSPTAEDPFPDLHPAKPLPVIVRATNGKSKRHRDTKIKLSTIVEPDALEAFYTRYADTCKAGMGALKPRDRSKKKAKARKKKGVAIVAPTAS, from the exons ATGCCAGGCCACATCAGCCACGACGAG TTCTTCGTCAAATTGGCAGACCTCTTCGAGCAGCGCAAAGGGGATGGCCATGGCTCAATATTCCTCGTCCAAAAGCGAT TATCGTACGAGCAAGGCGTACCCTCCCCGACAGCCGAAGACCCTTTTCCCGATCTCCATCCCGCGAAACCATTGCCCGTCATCGTACGCGCGACCAATGGCAAGTCAAAAAGGCACAGGGACACCAAGATCAAATTGTCAACGATAGTTGAGCCTGACGCTCTGGAGGCCTTCTACACCCGATACGCAGACACTTGCAAGGCGGGTATGGGAGCGTTAAAGCCGAGAGACCggagcaagaagaaggccaaggctaGGAAAAAGAAGGGAGTGGCTATTGTTGCACCCACTGCATCCTGA
- a CDS encoding RNP domain-containing protein yields MAGFFFCGLFPLAIDGIVGLTGWDVCPWVYVGMRERPRIVEYATRDQAQNAVATLSNQNLMGRLVYVREDREAEPRFIGATANRGGFGGGGGGGGGMNPGGFPGGGGGGGGYNPGNGSRQIYVANLPYTVGWQDLKDLFRQAARNGVVIRADVHLGPDGRPKGSGIVVFENPEDARNAIQQFNGYDWQGRLLEVREDRFAGAGGPMGFGGRGGFGGGMRGGFGGGYGRGGFGPGRGGFGAGGYGRGGFGGGPGVVGPGGPGGPGGFDAGSAPSVPPNPFTDYATAGTDRSETIYVRNLPWSTSNEDLVELFTTIGKVEQAEIQYEPSGRSRGTGVVRFDSAETAETAIAKFQGYQYGGRPLGLSFVRYLNAAGGGDSMETDAHAGLTQDQIM; encoded by the exons ATGGCtggttttttcttttgtggACTCTTCCCTCTGGCTATTGATGGAATCGTTGGATTGACGGGTTGGGACGTGTGTCCATGGGTCTATGTAGGGATGCGG GAACGTCCTAGAATTGTGGAATATGCGACGCGGGACCAAGCCCAGAACGCTGTGGCAACCCTCAGCAACCAGAACCTGATGGGTCGACTCGTCTACGTCCGAGAA GACCGCGAAGCTGAACCTCGTTTCATCGGTGCTACAGCCAACCGTGGCGGTtttggcggtggcggcggcggcggcggcggcatgaaCCCTGGTGGTTttcccggcggcggcggcggcggtgggggCTACAACCCGGGGAATGGCAGCCGTCAGATATACGTGGCCAAC CTTCCTTACACCGTGGGCTGGCAAGACCTCAAGGACCTGTTCAGGCAGGCTG CTCGAAACGGTGTCGTGATTCGCGCCGACGTTCACCTAGGACCCGACGGCCGCCCCAAGGGATCTGGAATCGTCGTTTTCGAAAACCCCGAAGATGCTCGCAACGCCATCCAGCAGTTCAATGGCTACGACTGGCAGGGCCGCTTGTTGGAGGTTCGTGAAGACAGGTTCGCCGGCGCTGGAGGCCCTATGGGTTTCGGAGGCCGCGGAGGCTTTGGTGGTGGCATGCGAGGCGGCTTTGGCGGCGGTTACGGCCGCGGTGGCTTCGGCCCTGGCCGTGGTGGCTTCGGCGCTGGCGGCTATGGTCGCGGGGGCTTTGGCGGTGGCCCCGGTGTTGTTGGTCCTGGAGGTCCCGGAGGTcccggcggcttcgacgcTGGCAGCGCGCCTTCGGTCCCCCCTAACCCCTTCACTGACTATGCCACCGCTGGAACCGACCGGAGCGAGACTATCTACGTGCGAAAC CTTCCCTGGTCTACTAGCAACGAGGATCTTGTTGAACTCTTCACAACTATCGGGAAGGTCGAGCAGGCAGAGATTCAGTATGAACCGAGTGGCAGATCGCGTGGAACCGGCGTGGTTCGCTTCGACTCTGCAGAAACCGCCGAAACTGCGATTGCCAAGTTCCAAGGTTACCAGTACGGCGGCCGACCCTTGGGTCTGAGCTTTGTCAGATACCTGAacgctgccggcggcggtgacagCATGGAGACGGATGCCCACGCGGGTCTGACACAAGATCAGATCATGTGA
- a CDS encoding RNP domain-containing protein, whose product MTGTGAPSGGSSTGYGGAPPHRSYEERAAAREQMMSNIRETSQQDRRVYVGNLSYDVKWHHLKDFMRQAGEVLFADVLLLPNGMSKVGFYT is encoded by the exons ATGACTGGAACCGGAGCTCCATCTGGAGGATCTAGCACCGGGTACGGAGGAGCACCGCCGCACCGATCGTACGAGGAGCGCGCAGCCGCCCGCGAGCAAATGATGAGCAATATTAGGGAGACGTCTCAGCAGGATCGCCGCGTCTACGTCGGCAACCTTTCCTACGATGTGAAGTGGCATCATCTCAAGGACTTCATGCGACAGG CCGGAGAAGTTCTCTTCGCCGACGTGTTATTACTTCCAAATGGAATGTCGAAGGTGGGCTTCTACACGTAG